Proteins found in one Nitratiruptor sp. SB155-2 genomic segment:
- a CDS encoding ATPase domain-containing protein, translating into MERIKSYIFGFDEMSYGGLPKYSNIIIGGAPGSGKTTFSLQIAFENAKKEKKKTILFTTVSEPPYKMIRFLSEFTFFDKELLNTYVIIKDISPIIKRGAKKELLEFIETSIKEHKPDLVIIDSFKSLSEVLFESHQERKKYVYDLTSFLSVWQITSLFVGEYFFDDFEHFAEFSITDGIIYLHGTDEFSLQKNYIQILKLRGSGFLKGQQYFEITNKGIEIYLRLRPDVEKLKYSYIDERFDVPELQKFLPNGLRKQTATMISGPTGSGKTVLTLKIIERYLQSNPKNKALYLGFEEFPGLLLEYCESLNIDLQSFIEDGRLRFLFYSPIELDIDKLAFKISQEIDENEDSLAIAIDSISSFRYSQRDDVRYREFLWGLMQQLKFTGKTIFFTYEIENLFALEFLAPDMKLSLIADNAIVLRYKEDQGHIKKTITFLKSRGNPTASKIYDYNIIVGKGIEIN; encoded by the coding sequence ATTCGGTTTTGATGAGATGAGTTATGGGGGATTGCCAAAATACTCAAACATCATCATAGGTGGAGCGCCAGGATCGGGAAAGACGACTTTCTCTTTACAAATTGCCTTTGAAAACGCCAAGAAAGAGAAGAAAAAAACGATTCTTTTTACTACCGTCTCCGAGCCTCCTTATAAAATGATCCGATTTTTAAGTGAATTTACCTTTTTTGACAAGGAGCTTCTCAACACATATGTTATTATAAAAGATATCAGTCCTATTATTAAAAGAGGGGCGAAAAAGGAGCTTTTAGAATTCATCGAAACAAGTATCAAAGAACACAAACCCGATCTTGTTATCATAGATTCGTTCAAATCACTATCGGAAGTCCTTTTTGAATCCCATCAAGAGAGAAAAAAATATGTATATGATCTGACCTCTTTTCTTTCGGTATGGCAGATTACCTCTTTATTTGTAGGAGAGTACTTTTTTGACGATTTTGAACATTTCGCAGAGTTTTCCATCACTGATGGAATCATCTATCTTCATGGAACGGATGAGTTTAGTCTACAAAAGAACTATATTCAGATCTTGAAACTGAGGGGTTCGGGATTTCTCAAAGGGCAGCAATATTTTGAGATAACAAACAAAGGGATAGAGATCTATCTCAGACTTCGGCCAGATGTTGAAAAATTGAAATATAGTTATATCGACGAGCGATTCGATGTACCAGAACTGCAAAAATTTTTACCAAACGGTCTAAGAAAACAGACGGCTACCATGATTTCTGGTCCAACAGGAAGCGGGAAAACAGTTTTGACCCTAAAGATTATCGAGCGCTATTTACAATCGAACCCGAAGAATAAAGCTCTTTATTTGGGATTTGAAGAGTTCCCGGGGCTCTTGTTGGAGTATTGCGAAAGTCTCAATATCGATTTGCAATCCTTTATAGAGGATGGAAGACTCCGTTTTCTCTTTTATTCTCCAATAGAGCTTGATATCGATAAACTTGCTTTTAAAATTTCACAAGAGATCGACGAAAACGAAGATAGTTTAGCCATCGCAATCGATTCGATTTCCTCTTTTCGATATTCGCAAAGGGATGATGTACGCTATCGAGAGTTTCTATGGGGATTGATGCAGCAGCTAAAATTTACCGGAAAAACGATCTTTTTCACATACGAGATCGAAAATCTGTTTGCATTAGAATTTTTGGCTCCAGATATGAAGCTCTCCTTGATTGCGGATAATGCTATTGTACTTCGATATAAAGAGGATCAAGGGCACATCAAAAAGACTATTACTTTTCTTAAATCGAGGGGAAATCCAACTGCTTCAAAAATTTATGATTATAATATTATTGTCGGCAAGGGGATCGAAATCAATTAG